The following are from one region of the Flavimobilis soli genome:
- a CDS encoding NAD(P)-dependent oxidoreductase: protein MDQPHRPYVVGLTSDNVAPDGTTVFGDIGLERLEAAGLTWRTMRPIEGHAPTPEDLDGFDAILSFGHWPFSRELVAACPRLKHVARFGAGYDGIDPDDLAAEGVVLTNAPDGVRRPLALSALTLVLALSHELVANRRLATSGRWEDRGRHIGPGMAGRTVGIVGFGSVGQDLAELLAPLGARVATVDRVSAREPAARLGVDLLPLDRLAAESDYVVLTASLNPGSYHLVDATFLDRMRPTSYLVNVGRGPLVDQAALTAALEAGQIAGAALDVLEQEPPAPDDPLLSMPQVIVTPHALCWTEDFVRGVTDSAFESLIDVAHGRRPRNLLNPAAYDADRGVGTFTPLTEDAR, encoded by the coding sequence ATGGACCAGCCGCACCGCCCCTACGTCGTCGGGCTCACCTCCGACAACGTCGCGCCCGACGGCACGACCGTCTTCGGGGACATCGGCCTCGAGCGGCTCGAGGCCGCCGGCCTCACGTGGCGCACGATGCGCCCTATCGAGGGCCACGCCCCGACACCCGAGGACCTCGACGGCTTCGACGCGATCCTGTCGTTCGGCCACTGGCCGTTCTCCCGCGAGCTCGTCGCCGCGTGCCCGCGGCTCAAGCACGTCGCCCGCTTCGGCGCCGGCTACGACGGCATCGACCCCGACGACCTCGCCGCCGAGGGCGTCGTGCTGACCAACGCGCCCGACGGCGTCCGGCGCCCCCTCGCCCTGTCCGCGCTCACGCTCGTGCTCGCGCTGAGCCACGAGCTCGTCGCGAACCGACGGCTCGCGACGAGCGGCCGCTGGGAGGACCGCGGGCGGCACATCGGTCCGGGCATGGCGGGCCGGACGGTCGGCATCGTCGGTTTCGGGAGCGTGGGCCAGGACCTCGCCGAGCTCCTCGCGCCGCTCGGGGCGCGCGTCGCGACCGTCGACCGCGTCAGCGCGCGTGAGCCCGCCGCGCGGCTCGGCGTCGACCTCCTGCCGCTCGACCGCCTCGCCGCGGAGTCCGACTACGTCGTGCTGACGGCGTCGCTCAACCCCGGGTCGTACCACCTCGTCGACGCGACGTTCCTCGACCGCATGCGCCCGACGTCGTACCTCGTCAACGTGGGCCGCGGGCCGCTCGTCGACCAGGCGGCACTCACCGCCGCGCTCGAGGCCGGGCAGATCGCGGGCGCCGCGCTCGACGTCCTCGAGCAGGAGCCCCCGGCCCCGGACGACCCGCTGCTGTCGATGCCGCAGGTGATCGTCACGCCGCACGCGCTGTGCTGGACCGAGGACTTCGTCCGGGGCGTGACGGACTCGGCGTTCGAGTCGTTGATCGACGTCGCCCACGGGCGCCGCCCCCGCAACCTGCTCAACCCCGCCGCCTACGACGCCGACCGCGGCGTCGGCACGTTCACCCCGCTGACGGAGGACGCCCGATGA
- a CDS encoding IclR family transcriptional regulator produces MTAPGTQPASSPVEAIDRALLVLEALARAGAQGAQLADLANELGLNKTTVHRSLAALRFRDFASQDPVTGAYLLGAAAVALGDRLLAEDNLPALLHPALLALSGASGELVHLGVLSGKHIVYLDKVEPERSVRVYSAVGRRNPAATTALGRALLAARGTDRASLRGYTADLADDGVEERAWRALEAARERGYAVEERENEPDISCVAVALVRGAHPVAAVSITAPAERMSPERVAELHGLMRSTLPGRLPGGLTLATA; encoded by the coding sequence ATGACCGCTCCCGGGACCCAGCCCGCGTCGTCGCCCGTCGAGGCGATCGACCGCGCCCTCCTCGTCCTCGAGGCGCTCGCCCGCGCGGGAGCGCAGGGCGCGCAGCTCGCGGACCTCGCGAACGAGCTCGGGCTCAACAAGACGACCGTGCACCGCTCCCTCGCGGCGCTGCGGTTCCGCGACTTCGCGAGCCAGGACCCGGTCACGGGGGCCTACCTGCTGGGCGCGGCCGCCGTCGCGCTCGGGGACCGGCTCCTCGCGGAGGACAACCTCCCGGCGCTCCTGCACCCCGCGCTGCTCGCACTGTCGGGGGCGAGCGGGGAGCTCGTGCACCTGGGCGTCCTGAGCGGGAAGCACATCGTGTACCTCGACAAGGTCGAGCCCGAGCGCTCGGTGCGCGTCTACTCCGCCGTGGGGCGCCGCAACCCTGCCGCGACGACCGCGCTCGGCCGAGCCCTGCTCGCGGCGCGCGGGACGGACCGCGCGTCGCTGCGCGGCTACACCGCGGACCTCGCGGACGACGGCGTCGAGGAGAGGGCGTGGCGCGCGCTCGAGGCGGCCCGCGAGAGGGGGTACGCGGTCGAGGAGCGGGAGAACGAGCCCGACATCTCGTGCGTCGCGGTCGCGCTCGTGCGCGGCGCGCACCCCGTCGCGGCCGTGAGCATCACGGCGCCGGCGGAGCGGATGTCACCTGAGCGGGTCGCGGAGCTGCACGGCCTCATGCGGTCGACGCTGCCCGGTCGGCTGCCGGGCGGGCTCACGCTCGCCACGGCGTAG
- the eda gene encoding bifunctional 4-hydroxy-2-oxoglutarate aldolase/2-dehydro-3-deoxy-phosphogluconate aldolase, whose protein sequence is MSPQPQHTLDQLAAARLVPVVVLDDAAHADPLAAALAAGGLPVAEVTFRTAAAADSIRAMAARGDMVLGAGTVLTVDQVDLAVAAGASYVVSPGLSRAVVERCQEHGILVLPGAVTATEIQAALELGLTTVKFFPAGTSGGAPAIKALAAPFGGVSFVPTGGVGPANLHEYLAIPAVAAVGGSWMVPKDRVNAGDFDEITRLTAEAVALAAR, encoded by the coding sequence ATGAGCCCTCAGCCGCAGCACACCCTCGACCAGCTCGCCGCCGCGCGCCTCGTCCCCGTCGTCGTGCTCGATGACGCCGCGCACGCCGACCCGCTCGCCGCGGCCCTCGCCGCCGGCGGCCTCCCCGTCGCCGAGGTCACCTTCCGCACCGCCGCCGCCGCCGACTCCATCCGCGCGATGGCCGCGCGCGGCGACATGGTCCTCGGCGCAGGCACCGTCCTCACCGTCGACCAGGTCGACCTCGCCGTCGCCGCGGGCGCGAGCTACGTCGTCTCCCCCGGCCTCTCCCGCGCCGTCGTCGAGCGTTGCCAGGAGCACGGCATCCTCGTCCTGCCCGGAGCCGTCACCGCGACCGAGATCCAGGCGGCCCTCGAGCTCGGCCTGACCACCGTGAAGTTCTTCCCCGCCGGCACCTCCGGCGGCGCCCCCGCGATCAAGGCGCTCGCCGCGCCCTTCGGCGGCGTCTCCTTCGTCCCCACCGGCGGCGTCGGCCCCGCCAACCTCCACGAGTACCTCGCGATCCCCGCTGTCGCCGCCGTCGGCGGCTCCTGGATGGTCCCCAAGGACCGGGTGAACGCCGGAGACTTCGACGAGATCACGCGGCTGACCGCCGAGGCCGTCGCCCTCGCCGCCCGCTGA
- a CDS encoding sugar kinase, whose amino-acid sequence MSQIPAEVAALNLRPASECRYDAVSLGEVMLRLDPGEGRIRTARSFRAWEGGGEYNVTRGLRRAFGLRGAVVTALADNEIGRLVEDFILQGGLDTEFVRWVPYDGIGRGVRNGLNFTERGFGVRGAVGVSDRGNTAASQLRAEDVDWDKLFGDHGVRWLHTGGIYAALSETSAETVIAAVTAAKKHGTVVSYDLNYRPSLWKAIGGQAKAQEVNREIAQHIDVMIGNEEDFTASLGFEVEGVDENLSSLEVDKFAAMIEQAAAAFPNFKVIGTTMRTVHTASINDWGAIAWSRATGVVQATHRERLEILDRVGGGDSFASGLIYGLLDGQPLQTAVEYGAAHGALAMTTPGDTTMVTKAEVLKLAGGGGARVDR is encoded by the coding sequence ATGTCCCAGATCCCCGCCGAGGTCGCCGCCCTGAACCTGCGCCCCGCCTCCGAGTGCCGCTACGACGCCGTCTCCCTCGGCGAGGTCATGCTCCGCCTCGACCCGGGCGAGGGCCGCATCCGCACCGCCCGCTCCTTCCGCGCCTGGGAGGGCGGCGGCGAGTACAACGTCACCCGCGGCCTGCGTCGTGCCTTCGGCCTGCGCGGCGCCGTCGTCACGGCGCTCGCCGACAACGAGATCGGGCGCCTCGTCGAGGACTTCATCCTCCAGGGCGGGCTCGACACCGAGTTCGTCCGGTGGGTGCCCTACGACGGGATCGGTCGCGGCGTGCGCAACGGCCTCAACTTCACCGAGCGCGGCTTCGGCGTGCGCGGCGCCGTCGGCGTCTCCGACCGCGGCAACACCGCCGCCTCCCAGCTCCGCGCCGAGGACGTCGACTGGGACAAGCTCTTCGGCGACCACGGCGTGCGCTGGCTGCACACCGGAGGCATCTACGCCGCGCTCTCCGAGACGTCCGCCGAGACCGTCATCGCCGCCGTCACCGCCGCGAAGAAGCACGGCACCGTCGTCTCCTACGACCTGAACTACCGCCCCAGCCTGTGGAAGGCGATCGGGGGGCAGGCCAAGGCGCAGGAGGTCAACCGAGAGATCGCCCAGCACATCGACGTCATGATCGGCAACGAGGAGGACTTCACCGCCTCGCTCGGCTTCGAGGTCGAGGGCGTCGACGAGAACCTGTCGTCGCTCGAGGTCGACAAGTTCGCCGCCATGATCGAGCAGGCCGCCGCGGCCTTCCCGAACTTCAAGGTCATCGGCACCACCATGCGGACCGTGCACACCGCCTCGATCAACGACTGGGGTGCGATCGCCTGGTCACGCGCGACCGGCGTCGTGCAGGCCACCCACCGCGAGCGCCTCGAGATCCTCGACCGCGTCGGCGGCGGCGACTCGTTCGCGTCCGGCCTCATCTACGGGCTGCTCGACGGGCAGCCGCTGCAGACCGCCGTCGAGTACGGCGCCGCGCACGGAGCCCTCGCGATGACCACCCCGGGCGACACGACGATGGTCACCAAGGCCGAGGTCCTCAAGCTCGCCGGCGGCGGCGGGGCGCGCGTCGACCGTTGA